In Drosophila innubila isolate TH190305 chromosome 2R unlocalized genomic scaffold, UK_Dinn_1.0 1_C_2R, whole genome shotgun sequence, the following are encoded in one genomic region:
- the LOC117784008 gene encoding zinc finger protein 28 homolog, with the protein MEDMNVCRVCMTRESEYSVKLVNIFDWKPGLVVVEDDMDIGNTRLDDMLNECSNCEVRLEDSLPNKICLRCVIAAQHAFKFKRMCEHSHRFFCQLLNKHQRSQTDVATNEMKLTKNSDEGLANRAIRDHPDNVDVPCDTNVYQDELAHTNFRSESRVEFGDVDLGPVKIEHVMGTEAIENVEAQQKELDYFTDENVAIGSPITVDRPYKCPHCPKSFAQNQHLKRHISGHMGQRPHKCPHCPKDFAQSHHLKRHVCTHTGQPFKCPHCTKAFPLNHLLAEHIRVHTGERPFQCPHCPKAFTQNPYLTAHIRRHRGERPFQCPYCPKAFGLNHILQTHIRGHKGDRPHKCIHCSKAFTQKCNLKMHQRRCPAFARQKTENLIKNPSENT; encoded by the exons ATGGAAGACATGAATGTGTGCCGAGTCTGTATGACCAGAGAAAGTGAATATTCTGTTAAATTGGTGAATATATTCGACTGGAAGCCTGGGCTTGTCGTCGTAGAAGATGATATGGACATAGGCAACACTAGGCTTGATGACATGCTTAACGAGTGCTCCAACTGTGAAGTCAGACTTGAGGATTCGCTGCCAAATAAGATTTGTTTACGCTGTGTTATAGCAGCACAACACGCGTTTAAATTCAAACGAATGTGCGAGCACAGTCACCGCTTCTTTTGCCAGCTGCTCAATAAGCACCAAAGAAGTCAGACGGATGTGGCCActaatgaaatgaaacttaCTAAAAACTCAGACGAAGGTCTAGCGAACAGAGCTATAAGGGATCACCCAGACAACGTAGATGTCCCTTGCGACACAAATGTATATCAGGATGAGCTGGCTCATACGAACTTTCGATCAGAGAGCAGAGTAGAATTTGGCGACGTAGATTTAGGACCAGTAAAAATAGAGCACGTGATGGGCACTGAGGCGATAGAGAATGTGGAGGCCCAGCAAAAGGAGCTAGA TTACTTTACGGACGAGAATGTAGCCATAGGTTCTCCAATTACGGTTGATCGTCCATACAAATGCCCGCATTGTCCGAAGTCCTTCGCCCAAAACCAGCATCTGAAGCGACACATCTCTGGACACATGGGACAGCGTCCGCACAAATGCCCCCACTGTCCAAAAGACTTCGCCCAGAGTCATCATCTCAAGCGACACGTTTGTACGCACACAGGGCAACCCTTTAAGTGTCCCCACTGCACAAAGGCGTTTCCGTTAAATCATCTGCTGGCGGAGCATATACGCGTTCACACTGGCGAACGTCCATTTCAGTGTCCTCATTGTCCAAAAGCATTTACCCAAAATCCCTACCTCACGGCGCATATTCGGAGGCATCGCGGCGAGCGACCATTTCAGTGTCCCTATTGCCCAAAAGCGTTTGGATTAAATCACATTCTTCAGACGCACATCCGCGGACACAAAGGCGATCGTCCACACAAATGTATTCACTGCTCGAAAGCCTTTACCCAGAAATGCAATCTCAAAATGCACCAACGACGATGTCCAGCGTTTGCTCGTCAAAAGACCgagaatttaattaagaatCCTAGTgaaaacacataa